A genomic segment from Nitratiruptor sp. YY08-10 encodes:
- the ilvD gene encoding dihydroxy-acid dehydratase produces the protein MRSDEIKKGFQRAPHRSLLRATGLKDEDFEKPFIGVANSFIEIIPGHFFLNKYAAIIKDEIRKCGCVPFEFNTIGVDDGIAMGHDGMLYSLPSREIIANSIETVMNAHKLDALICIPNCDKITPGMIMGALRVNVPTIFVSGGPMKAGKLSDGTPIDLATAFEAVGKVAKGEMSEEELYQIECEACPSGGSCSGMFTANSMNTLMEAMGIALKGNGTILALTPEREELLRKAARRICEIAKDEKLTQEYKIRNILNEKAIHNAFVVDMAMGGSTNTVLHMMAISKEAGVDFPLSRLNEISKHVAHIAKISPSLQTVHMEDINKAGGVSAVMKEASKRSDTVLYLDNPVIEGGTIGDRIKDAKVIDTSIIHPIDKPYSEVGGLAILFGNLAQEGAVVKTAGIDPNMREFTGKAICFDSQQEAINGILGGKVKPGHVVVIRYEGPKGGPGMQEMLAPTSLIAGMNLGDKVALITDGRFSGATRGASIGHVSPEAAEGGVIGLLQDGDEIYINVDTYTLEVKLSDEELEERRKNFKPKVKDIKGRWLRQYRSLVTNAANGAVLKDEC, from the coding sequence ATGCGAAGTGATGAGATAAAAAAGGGGTTTCAACGTGCACCCCATAGAAGTCTTCTTCGAGCGACTGGATTGAAGGACGAAGATTTTGAAAAACCGTTTATTGGCGTAGCAAACTCGTTTATCGAGATTATTCCAGGTCACTTCTTCTTAAACAAATATGCTGCCATCATCAAAGATGAAATACGAAAATGTGGATGTGTGCCATTTGAATTCAATACTATCGGTGTTGATGATGGGATCGCAATGGGGCATGACGGGATGCTCTATTCGCTTCCGAGCCGTGAAATCATCGCCAACTCCATAGAAACCGTTATGAATGCCCATAAGCTCGATGCGCTTATCTGTATTCCAAACTGTGACAAGATCACTCCTGGCATGATCATGGGAGCACTGAGGGTTAATGTACCTACCATTTTTGTGAGCGGCGGTCCAATGAAAGCCGGAAAATTATCGGATGGAACTCCGATCGATTTGGCTACAGCCTTTGAAGCGGTAGGTAAAGTTGCAAAAGGAGAGATGAGCGAAGAAGAGCTTTACCAGATTGAGTGTGAAGCGTGTCCAAGTGGTGGAAGCTGTTCAGGAATGTTTACTGCAAACTCAATGAATACCTTGATGGAGGCGATGGGAATAGCCCTAAAGGGCAATGGAACCATTTTGGCTTTGACTCCTGAGCGAGAAGAGCTTTTGCGAAAAGCGGCACGAAGAATTTGTGAAATTGCAAAAGACGAAAAACTCACCCAAGAGTACAAAATTAGGAATATTCTCAACGAAAAAGCGATCCATAATGCATTTGTCGTGGATATGGCAATGGGCGGAAGCACCAATACTGTGCTTCATATGATGGCAATTTCCAAAGAGGCAGGAGTCGATTTTCCTCTATCAAGACTCAATGAAATCAGCAAACATGTAGCGCATATTGCAAAAATCTCCCCAAGCCTGCAAACGGTGCATATGGAAGATATCAACAAAGCCGGTGGCGTGAGTGCCGTAATGAAAGAAGCAAGCAAACGAAGCGATACGGTTCTTTATCTTGATAATCCAGTGATTGAGGGTGGAACGATAGGGGATCGCATCAAAGATGCAAAAGTGATCGATACCTCTATCATTCATCCTATCGATAAACCATATAGCGAAGTTGGAGGATTGGCGATCCTTTTTGGAAACTTGGCCCAAGAAGGAGCTGTTGTCAAAACGGCTGGAATTGATCCAAATATGAGAGAGTTTACAGGAAAGGCCATCTGCTTTGACAGCCAGCAAGAAGCAATCAACGGAATACTGGGTGGAAAAGTAAAACCAGGGCATGTGGTCGTAATCCGCTATGAGGGGCCAAAAGGTGGGCCCGGCATGCAAGAGATGCTTGCACCTACGAGTTTGATCGCAGGAATGAATCTTGGTGACAAAGTTGCGCTCATTACTGATGGACGATTTAGCGGAGCAACAAGAGGGGCTAGTATCGGCCATGTGAGTCCAGAAGCTGCTGAAGGCGGTGTGATAGGACTTTTGCAAGATGGAGATGAGATATACATCAATGTGGACACCTATACGTTGGAGGTGAAATTAAGCGATGAAGAGCTTGAAGAGCGCCGTAAAAACTTTAAACCAAAAGTAAAAGATATCAAAGGCAGATGGCTCAGACAATATCGAAGCCTTGTAACAAATGCGGCTAACGGTGCGGTACTCAAAGATGAGTGTTAA
- a CDS encoding cytochrome C, producing the protein MKKLLIISLFSLVIWANNCLECHTGIENIRDPHSGMAKAIAKKAKEAGFADNSCIVCHGGNPKATTKEKAHSGTIAYFLKHEGPKEFYPDPGSAWINKNTCGMCHKEQVSAQMNNLMNTEQGKIQGALWGFGWNIREHKYANYNLTNLHKRIGTKTYQNYMKQISQKEPQVFVKKTIELPPAPTADEVAKDPKLAAITYLRQECLRCHTASKGRSRRGDFRGMGCSSCHIPYSNDGFYEGGDRAIPKNEPGHLLTHQIQASREAKVHIHGITYSGIPVETCTTCHNRGKRIGVSYQGLMETAYNPTFDEHGNPQPKLHTKHYLHMSEDVHYKKGMLCQDCHTSIDLHGDGAIAGSTLGPVEIECQDCHGTVKRYPWELPLGYSDEFGRKLSSKPRGVTKTLAEYLKKGTLYAPKDGYLLSARGNPLPNVVKSGDEVIVHLASGKDLKLMPLKKLAKEHKLSQAGEVAMGQIGKHLEKMECYACHDTWAPQCYGCHVKVDYSKGKKHVDWLAVAHDHDIHGSDAAKRKMLKEHLIDGQVTETRSYLRWENPILVQNGEGRIAPAIPGCQTTVTVIGKDGKAVVQNHIFTGTDNSKDVLAIDMAPVHSHTVQKEARSCESCHNNPKSMGYGIGGGKLVASPGDTLIIDLMTADGKVIPKKVTIQKPKVEGLSFDWSRIIDENATQLVTVGHHWTLSRALNHEELEKLDRRGVCMSCHTMIPNKDLAVSLMVHVAQMANVKINNSMHKTILHKSLLLSAWVQILGGVFVVIGVLYWIIRRKRRV; encoded by the coding sequence ATGAAAAAACTCTTGATCATCTCTCTTTTTAGCTTGGTTATATGGGCAAACAACTGTCTGGAATGTCATACAGGAATAGAAAATATCCGTGATCCTCACAGTGGCATGGCAAAGGCGATTGCCAAAAAGGCAAAAGAAGCGGGTTTTGCCGACAACAGCTGTATCGTCTGCCATGGAGGCAATCCAAAAGCTACGACCAAAGAGAAAGCTCACAGTGGTACAATTGCGTACTTTTTGAAGCATGAGGGTCCAAAAGAGTTCTATCCAGATCCCGGAAGCGCATGGATCAATAAAAACACTTGTGGAATGTGTCACAAAGAGCAGGTCAGTGCACAGATGAATAATTTAATGAATACAGAACAGGGAAAGATTCAAGGAGCATTGTGGGGATTTGGATGGAATATACGAGAGCATAAATACGCAAACTACAATCTTACAAATCTACATAAAAGAATAGGCACAAAAACGTATCAAAACTATATGAAGCAAATTTCTCAAAAAGAGCCGCAAGTTTTTGTAAAAAAGACGATTGAGTTGCCTCCGGCACCTACTGCCGATGAAGTTGCAAAAGATCCGAAACTGGCGGCCATAACGTACCTGAGGCAAGAGTGTTTGCGATGCCATACGGCAAGCAAAGGTAGAAGCAGAAGAGGTGATTTTAGAGGAATGGGGTGCAGCAGCTGCCATATTCCATATTCAAACGATGGATTTTACGAAGGAGGTGATCGGGCGATACCAAAAAATGAGCCTGGGCATCTATTGACGCATCAGATTCAAGCAAGCCGAGAAGCGAAAGTACATATCCATGGCATTACCTATAGCGGTATTCCAGTTGAGACATGTACGACCTGTCACAATAGAGGTAAGCGAATAGGGGTGAGCTATCAAGGGCTCATGGAGACAGCCTACAATCCAACCTTTGATGAACATGGCAATCCTCAGCCAAAACTCCATACAAAGCACTATTTGCATATGAGTGAGGATGTGCATTATAAAAAGGGGATGTTGTGCCAAGATTGTCATACCAGTATCGATTTACATGGAGACGGAGCGATTGCGGGATCCACACTGGGGCCTGTAGAGATCGAGTGTCAAGATTGTCACGGCACAGTCAAGCGCTATCCGTGGGAATTGCCTTTGGGGTATTCGGATGAGTTTGGACGAAAACTTTCCAGTAAACCAAGAGGGGTGACAAAAACTTTGGCTGAATATCTGAAAAAAGGGACACTATACGCTCCAAAAGATGGATATCTACTCAGTGCCAGGGGCAATCCTTTGCCAAATGTTGTTAAAAGTGGTGATGAGGTGATTGTCCATCTTGCAAGCGGAAAAGATTTGAAATTAATGCCTCTTAAAAAGTTAGCAAAAGAGCATAAACTCTCTCAAGCGGGTGAAGTCGCCATGGGACAGATCGGCAAACACCTTGAGAAGATGGAGTGCTATGCCTGTCACGATACCTGGGCACCGCAGTGTTATGGATGTCATGTGAAAGTTGACTATAGCAAAGGTAAAAAGCATGTAGATTGGTTGGCTGTAGCACATGACCATGATATCCACGGGAGCGATGCAGCCAAACGAAAAATGCTCAAAGAGCATTTGATCGATGGGCAGGTAACGGAGACGAGAAGCTATCTTCGATGGGAAAATCCGATTTTGGTACAAAATGGTGAGGGACGCATCGCCCCTGCGATTCCGGGATGCCAGACCACAGTGACAGTTATAGGGAAAGATGGCAAAGCGGTAGTGCAAAACCATATCTTTACCGGAACCGATAACAGCAAGGATGTATTGGCTATCGACATGGCACCGGTGCATTCACATACGGTGCAAAAAGAGGCAAGAAGTTGTGAAAGCTGTCATAACAATCCCAAATCGATGGGGTATGGTATTGGAGGTGGCAAACTTGTAGCAAGTCCGGGTGATACACTTATTATCGATCTGATGACAGCCGATGGGAAAGTGATACCAAAAAAGGTGACCATCCAAAAACCAAAAGTCGAAGGACTGAGCTTCGATTGGAGTCGTATCATCGATGAAAATGCAACGCAGCTTGTAACGGTTGGACACCATTGGACGCTTTCGCGCGCACTCAATCATGAAGAGCTCGAAAAACTTGATCGAAGAGGTGTGTGTATGAGCTGTCATACAATGATACCGAATAAGGATTTGGCAGTGAGTTTGATGGTGCATGTGGCGCAGATGGCAAATGTCAAGATTAATAACTCGATGCATAAAACTATCTTGCATAAAAGTCTGCTGCTTAGTGCATGGGTACAGATTTTGGGAGGAGTTTTTGTTGTAATAGGAGTATTGTATTGGATTATCCGAAGGAAAAGAAGGGTATGA
- a CDS encoding D-2-hydroxyacid dehydrogenase, with protein MRIVVLDAATLGEVDFSLLKRFGDVDVYPTTNEDEKLQRIKDADIIVTNKVVIDKEAMDHADNLKLICIAATGMNNVDLEYAKKKNIAVKNVVGYSTESVVQHTFAMAFYLIEHMRYYDEYVKSGQWSNSGLFTCIDRPFFEIFGKRWGIIGLGAIGKRVAEVAKSFGCDVVYHSTSGKNLDQPYKHLDLNTLLCTSDIISIHAPLNEHTKGLIKKEQLQKLQDKAVLLNLGRGGIIDEADLAYIIDQKEIYVGLDVTQKEPLPKDSPLLKVKNKDRLLITPHIAWTSIEARERLFASIIENIENFLRS; from the coding sequence ATGAGGATTGTCGTTTTGGACGCAGCGACCCTGGGTGAAGTGGATTTTTCTTTGCTGAAACGTTTCGGTGATGTTGATGTCTATCCTACCACAAACGAGGATGAGAAACTGCAAAGAATCAAAGATGCCGATATCATCGTAACCAATAAAGTGGTAATCGACAAAGAGGCGATGGATCATGCAGACAATCTCAAGCTTATCTGCATCGCTGCTACCGGGATGAACAATGTGGACCTTGAGTATGCTAAAAAAAAGAATATAGCAGTCAAAAATGTTGTAGGATATTCCACTGAAAGCGTTGTGCAGCACACTTTTGCCATGGCATTTTATTTGATTGAACATATGCGATATTATGATGAGTATGTCAAAAGCGGGCAATGGAGCAACTCTGGACTTTTTACCTGTATCGACAGGCCGTTTTTTGAGATTTTTGGCAAAAGATGGGGCATTATTGGATTAGGAGCTATTGGCAAACGTGTTGCTGAAGTAGCAAAAAGCTTTGGCTGCGATGTGGTCTATCACTCCACTAGCGGGAAAAATCTAGATCAACCCTATAAGCATCTTGATTTAAACACCCTTCTTTGCACAAGTGACATCATCTCTATCCATGCTCCACTCAATGAACACACAAAAGGCCTTATCAAAAAAGAGCAGCTTCAAAAACTGCAGGACAAGGCAGTGCTATTAAATCTTGGAAGAGGCGGCATCATCGATGAAGCAGATTTGGCTTACATCATTGATCAAAAAGAGATTTACGTAGGTCTTGATGTAACCCAAAAAGAGCCGTTACCGAAAGATTCGCCACTTTTGAAAGTCAAAAACAAAGACAGGCTTCTCATTACTCCCCATATCGCATGGACCAGTATCGAAGCAAGAGAGAGACTCTTTGCCTCGATTATAGAAAATATAGAAAATTTTCTCAGGTCGTAA
- a CDS encoding metallophosphoesterase, whose amino-acid sequence MKRRDFLKATCTLPFAIPLLAQENRTFRFLHITDSHMDLSMPHTVKAMEHLVDVVNSRFSHIDCVLFGGDNFNNTASGDKDAKVFKSILDGLKVPYYCVRGNKESTPKGDNQIDAKEFARLFFDQKGMKVSGRDWMVQHNGYVILGLDSTIEHSGAGIYTKETIAFAKKALDLGKPTIILNHHPYLNYWGGTDPKDIHKYVLQNTKEVQEKLFRYPNLILTLSGHKHIDNVSHIGHVQVIATRAFKAAQTLYRNPMRYIEIDGSTVTQKLITT is encoded by the coding sequence ATGAAAAGACGAGATTTCCTCAAGGCAACATGTACACTTCCATTTGCAATCCCCCTTTTAGCACAAGAAAATAGAACATTTCGCTTTTTACATATTACAGATTCCCACATGGATCTTTCTATGCCCCATACTGTCAAAGCGATGGAGCATCTTGTCGATGTTGTCAATAGTAGGTTTTCCCATATCGATTGTGTTCTGTTTGGAGGAGACAATTTTAACAATACCGCTTCAGGCGACAAAGATGCGAAAGTTTTCAAATCTATTTTGGATGGATTGAAGGTTCCATACTATTGCGTACGGGGCAATAAAGAGTCGACTCCAAAAGGGGATAATCAAATCGATGCGAAAGAATTTGCACGACTCTTTTTTGATCAAAAAGGGATGAAAGTCTCTGGTAGAGACTGGATGGTTCAGCACAATGGCTATGTCATCTTGGGATTGGATAGTACGATAGAACATAGTGGAGCTGGAATCTATACGAAAGAGACGATCGCTTTTGCCAAGAAAGCACTCGATTTGGGAAAACCCACCATTATTCTCAATCACCATCCCTATCTCAACTACTGGGGTGGAACAGATCCAAAAGATATTCACAAATATGTTCTGCAAAATACAAAGGAAGTACAAGAAAAGCTTTTTAGATATCCAAATCTTATATTGACCCTATCGGGGCACAAACATATTGACAATGTCAGTCATATAGGCCATGTCCAGGTTATTGCTACCAGAGCCTTCAAAGCGGCTCAGACCCTGTATAGAAATCCGATGCGCTATATCGAAATCGATGGCAGCACCGTCACGCAAAAACTGATTACGACCTGA
- a CDS encoding sensor domain-containing diguanylate cyclase gives MSRNTIQWKIFSLLLIFAVVIMLLFVFIENRSLIKNVQTAALENAIQKANEREKVFHAFLDQQADLLKALSQSHILMNTLSKKRIDPKLEDLFVTIMRANPQIFLIKLTIPTSGVVIGVKKNTNRYVCFKQKGKKIANPSNQLHKKVIFSSIFVKKDETNTTVPFITASLPLYRKGVLKGLLSADISIQSFLKRLLDMPLYDIVLFDKEGYPLFHYNSKYNWARYNNIAYTLFTQYPDDYENIIHHKIYTTDSFVTARLDTDLNDSLYMLFKLKRSYLTKQEKLFAKQILIVLIFVFVLTIVIAWLLARIFHTHFASLEQIEALHKKQTKINKQLAMQKKEFQALFEFAQAGFAIIDMYTKDILQVNKKMTEILGYAKKEMLGKKYTDFVASRFQERMKAILRKVIEQEKIENFIAEFIAKNGRVKILKSSIIFLPNQEKFLITSEDYTAVYLREQNLIKAAQTDALTGLPNRNAYQMKLEELMSLFERYQTVFSILCIDIDHFKKINDTYGHKEGDKVLQEVAKIMRNTLRVSDIVFRIGGEEFVALLPETDLAAAKQVAHKLRTMIEDQMKLAQYNVTVSIGVTQVESKDTYDSIFIRCDKCLYRAKENGRNMVVSSEDL, from the coding sequence ATGAGCCGAAATACTATACAATGGAAAATTTTCTCCCTTCTTCTCATTTTTGCAGTCGTTATCATGCTGCTTTTTGTTTTTATCGAAAATAGATCCCTTATAAAAAATGTACAGACGGCTGCTTTGGAGAATGCGATTCAAAAAGCAAATGAACGAGAAAAGGTATTTCATGCTTTTTTGGATCAACAAGCAGATCTGTTAAAGGCGCTTAGTCAATCTCATATTCTCATGAACACGCTCAGCAAAAAAAGGATCGATCCAAAACTTGAGGATCTTTTTGTAACAATAATGCGGGCTAATCCTCAAATATTTCTTATAAAGCTGACGATTCCAACGTCTGGTGTTGTCATTGGAGTTAAAAAAAACACAAATCGCTATGTCTGTTTTAAACAAAAAGGTAAAAAAATTGCAAATCCATCAAACCAATTACATAAAAAGGTTATTTTTTCCTCAATTTTTGTAAAAAAAGATGAAACAAATACAACGGTACCTTTTATTACAGCTTCGCTACCACTGTATAGGAAAGGAGTGCTTAAAGGATTATTGAGTGCGGATATCTCAATACAGTCTTTTTTGAAACGACTGCTTGATATGCCGCTGTATGACATTGTGCTATTTGATAAAGAAGGCTATCCACTTTTTCATTATAACTCTAAATATAACTGGGCACGATACAACAACATAGCCTACACGCTTTTTACCCAATATCCTGATGATTATGAGAATATCATACATCATAAGATATATACAACCGACAGTTTTGTGACCGCTCGGCTTGATACCGACCTGAACGACTCCTTGTACATGTTGTTCAAACTCAAAAGAAGTTATTTAACGAAGCAGGAAAAACTGTTTGCCAAACAGATTTTGATTGTCTTGATTTTCGTTTTTGTTCTGACTATTGTGATTGCTTGGCTTCTGGCCAGAATTTTTCATACACATTTTGCTTCCTTGGAACAGATTGAAGCCTTGCATAAAAAACAAACGAAGATCAATAAACAACTTGCAATGCAGAAAAAGGAATTTCAGGCACTTTTTGAATTTGCGCAAGCCGGGTTTGCTATTATCGATATGTATACGAAAGATATTCTGCAGGTCAATAAAAAAATGACGGAGATATTGGGTTATGCAAAAAAAGAGATGCTTGGGAAAAAATATACCGATTTTGTGGCTTCCAGATTCCAAGAGCGTATGAAAGCGATATTAAGAAAAGTAATTGAACAAGAAAAGATAGAAAATTTCATTGCCGAGTTTATCGCTAAAAATGGGCGGGTTAAAATTCTCAAAAGTTCCATTATCTTTTTACCGAATCAAGAAAAGTTTTTGATTACCTCTGAGGATTATACTGCTGTATATTTGCGGGAGCAAAATTTAATTAAAGCTGCACAGACAGATGCATTGACGGGTTTGCCGAACCGGAATGCATATCAGATGAAACTGGAAGAGCTCATGAGTCTTTTTGAGCGATATCAAACCGTGTTTTCGATACTTTGTATCGATATAGATCATTTTAAAAAAATCAACGATACCTATGGACATAAAGAAGGGGACAAAGTTTTACAAGAAGTTGCAAAAATTATGCGAAACACGCTCAGAGTTTCTGATATAGTTTTTCGAATCGGCGGCGAGGAGTTTGTGGCGTTGCTCCCTGAAACTGATCTTGCTGCAGCGAAGCAGGTGGCCCACAAACTGCGAACAATGATTGAAGATCAGATGAAACTTGCTCAATACAATGTAACAGTCAGTATAGGTGTGACCCAGGTAGAGTCCAAAGATACATATGATTCTATATTTATACGGTGTGACAAGTGTCTGTATCGTGCCAAGGAAAATGGCCGAAACATGGTAGTATCCAGTGAAGATCTGTAA
- a CDS encoding secondary thiamine-phosphate synthase enzyme YjbQ, which produces MITLKARPRGFHLITNEITEALEFEDIQAGLLHLFLMHTSASLTINENADPSVRRDFLQFTDRLVPENEPYYTHILEGSEDMPAHIKSSLYGNALTIPITNGKMILGTWQGIYLCEHRDFAGNRKIYATIIGE; this is translated from the coding sequence ATGATTACCTTGAAAGCAAGGCCGAGAGGTTTTCATCTTATTACCAATGAAATTACCGAAGCTTTGGAATTCGAAGATATACAAGCCGGTCTTTTACACCTTTTTTTGATGCACACCAGTGCAAGCCTCACCATCAACGAAAATGCCGATCCAAGTGTGCGAAGGGATTTTTTACAGTTCACCGATCGACTTGTCCCGGAAAACGAGCCCTACTACACCCACATTTTAGAAGGCAGTGAAGATATGCCAGCCCACATCAAAAGCAGCCTGTATGGCAATGCCTTGACAATTCCTATAACGAACGGGAAAATGATTTTAGGAACCTGGCAAGGAATCTACCTCTGCGAACACAGGGACTTTGCCGGAAACAGAAAAATTTACGCAACAATCATAGGAGAGTAG
- a CDS encoding class I SAM-dependent methyltransferase has product MPKEQLFDQNFNYYDRWFDEHDTIYQTELKAIKKILPSFQKGIEIGVGTGRFAAPLGIKKGVEPSKKMAQIAKQRGVEVIEAYAEHLPFEDKSFDFVLMVTTICFVDDIDKTLQEAKRILTDNGYLLIAFVDRDSELGTMYEKNKDKSRFYKEATFFSKKEIFRLLKKHGFVLEKCAEALFGSDLDHLSYEIYDGCKKGGAFLALLARKK; this is encoded by the coding sequence ATGCCAAAAGAGCAGCTTTTTGATCAAAATTTCAACTATTACGACAGATGGTTTGATGAACACGATACGATTTATCAAACAGAGTTGAAAGCCATCAAAAAGATTCTGCCCTCTTTTCAAAAAGGAATCGAAATCGGTGTTGGCACCGGTCGCTTCGCAGCTCCTCTTGGCATCAAAAAAGGAGTTGAGCCCTCAAAAAAGATGGCCCAAATCGCAAAACAAAGAGGAGTTGAAGTTATCGAAGCATACGCAGAGCATCTTCCATTTGAAGATAAATCTTTCGATTTTGTTTTGATGGTGACAACAATCTGCTTTGTGGATGATATCGACAAGACCCTGCAAGAAGCCAAACGCATCCTCACCGACAATGGCTATCTCCTCATTGCTTTCGTCGATCGCGATTCAGAACTTGGTACAATGTATGAAAAGAACAAAGATAAAAGCCGTTTTTACAAAGAAGCAACATTTTTTAGCAAAAAAGAGATTTTCAGACTCCTCAAAAAACATGGATTTGTTTTGGAAAAATGTGCAGAAGCGCTTTTTGGATCCGATTTGGATCATTTGAGCTACGAGATATATGATGGATGCAAAAAGGGCGGAGCGTTTTTAGCTCTTTTAGCAAGGAAAAAGTGA
- the purT gene encoding formate-dependent phosphoribosylglycinamide formyltransferase has product MQFPAPLKSNSIKFLLLGSGELGKEVAIEAQRLGIEVVAVDRYPNAPAHLVAHRSYVIDMKSKEQVLEVILREKPDYILPEIEAINIEALFEAEKKGFRVIPNAEAVNKTMNRKNIRKFAAEELGLKTSRYRFVKNYEELKEAAKELGFPCVIKPVMSSSGHGQSIARSETDLQNSWEIAKEARGDASELIVEEFIDFDYEITLLTARNETGTVFCPPIGHIQKDGDYIFSWQPMQMSETALQKAKEIAKTITDGLGGRGIFGVELFIKGDEVYFSEVSPRPHDTGMVTMITQSQSEFALHVRAVLGLGLGFTFYTPGASAAYKAKHESFTPIIEADESVFDQESFLRVFGKPESHEGRRMAVVLTLAETAEEALQKANELIAKVSDQ; this is encoded by the coding sequence ATGCAGTTTCCAGCTCCACTTAAATCCAATTCCATAAAATTTCTGCTCCTTGGCAGTGGTGAACTTGGGAAAGAGGTTGCGATCGAAGCGCAGCGACTGGGAATAGAAGTTGTAGCGGTAGATAGATACCCGAACGCACCGGCTCATTTGGTAGCACACAGAAGCTATGTGATCGATATGAAAAGCAAAGAGCAGGTTTTGGAAGTAATTTTGAGAGAAAAACCTGACTATATCTTGCCAGAGATTGAAGCGATCAATATAGAAGCCCTTTTTGAAGCAGAAAAGAAAGGATTTCGTGTTATTCCCAATGCGGAAGCGGTCAACAAAACGATGAATCGGAAAAATATCCGAAAATTTGCCGCGGAAGAACTAGGCCTCAAAACAAGCCGATACCGGTTTGTCAAAAATTACGAAGAATTAAAGGAAGCGGCAAAAGAGCTTGGTTTTCCATGTGTTATTAAGCCAGTTATGAGTTCATCCGGGCACGGGCAAAGTATTGCTCGAAGTGAAACGGATCTACAAAATTCGTGGGAGATTGCAAAAGAGGCTCGAGGTGATGCAAGTGAACTGATTGTCGAAGAGTTTATCGATTTTGATTATGAGATTACCCTTTTGACAGCACGCAATGAAACGGGGACAGTTTTTTGTCCGCCTATCGGGCATATTCAAAAAGACGGGGACTACATCTTTAGCTGGCAACCGATGCAAATGAGTGAGACGGCACTGCAAAAAGCAAAAGAGATCGCCAAAACAATCACAGACGGACTTGGTGGACGCGGGATTTTTGGAGTAGAGCTTTTTATCAAAGGGGATGAGGTCTATTTTAGTGAAGTCTCGCCGCGTCCTCATGATACGGGAATGGTTACAATGATCACCCAAAGCCAGAGCGAATTTGCTTTGCATGTTCGAGCCGTTTTGGGTCTTGGGCTTGGATTTACCTTTTACACACCTGGAGCGAGTGCTGCTTATAAAGCAAAACATGAAAGTTTCACTCCTATTATCGAAGCGGATGAGTCTGTATTTGATCAAGAGAGCTTCTTGCGCGTTTTTGGAAAACCTGAGTCCCATGAAGGAAGACGTATGGCTGTTGTTTTGACATTGGCCGAAACTGCCGAAGAGGCTCTACAAAAAGCGAATGAACTGATTGCGAAAGTGAGTGACCAGTGA
- a CDS encoding class I SAM-dependent methyltransferase produces the protein MNLTQEMSKVEVKGFEAKYYDRLMDLITLGYYPFFIRNVIKDLGLKPGQKILDMGSGTGRNALLMSEYICKNGKIVGLEIGKEMQEQFQKRTASYPNIQLENLRIDEPLPYRNRFDMVFISFVLHGFIQEKRDIIIQNAYNALKPQGTFAILDYANFNVDKAPWYVRFAIRKVECPLAEDFIKRDTKKMLENFGFCDFQEHFYFQGYVRLLKAKRCR, from the coding sequence ATGAATCTTACCCAAGAGATGAGCAAAGTCGAGGTCAAAGGGTTTGAGGCAAAATATTATGACAGACTTATGGATCTGATCACTTTGGGATACTATCCCTTTTTCATACGAAACGTGATCAAAGATCTTGGGCTGAAACCTGGACAAAAGATTCTCGATATGGGGTCAGGCACTGGCAGAAATGCTCTTTTGATGAGCGAGTATATATGCAAAAATGGAAAAATTGTCGGATTAGAGATTGGCAAAGAGATGCAAGAGCAGTTTCAAAAGAGAACCGCCTCCTATCCCAATATTCAACTTGAAAATTTGCGTATCGACGAACCGCTTCCCTATCGCAACCGGTTCGATATGGTTTTTATCTCTTTCGTACTCCACGGATTTATCCAGGAAAAAAGAGATATTATTATTCAAAATGCCTATAATGCATTAAAGCCGCAAGGAACCTTCGCAATCTTGGACTATGCAAATTTTAATGTGGACAAAGCTCCTTGGTATGTTCGATTTGCTATACGAAAAGTGGAGTGCCCTTTAGCCGAAGATTTTATCAAAAGAGATACAAAAAAGATGCTTGAAAATTTTGGATTTTGTGATTTTCAAGAGCATTTTTATTTTCAAGGATATGTGCGGCTTTTGAAGGCAAAAAGATGCAGATAA